From the Kitasatospora atroaurantiaca genome, the window CCTGATCGCGTACACCGCGGCCGAGTTCGAGGCCGACCCGGAACTCAGCCGGCCGGGCGCCTTCGACAGCATGCTGGTCGCCCACGTGCTGGAGCACCTGGACCTGGAGACCTGCGAGCAGCTGCTCAAGAGCTACCTGCCGAGCATCCGCTCGGGCGGCAAGGTGGTACTGATCACCCCTCAGGCAGCGGGCTACAAGTCGGACCCGACACATGTCCGTTTCGTCGATTTCGAGGGCCTTCGTACCTACGCCGAGCGGGCCGGGCTCAAGGTCGACCGCAGCTACTCCTTCCCGCTGCCCGAGGCCGCCGGGAAGGTCTTCAAGTACAACGAGTACATCCTGGTCGGCATCGTTCCCTGACGGGCTCGGCTCCTGGGTGCGGCCGGTCGCGGACGGTAGGATCGCCGTACACCTGTGCGCCGGTTCCCCCCCGACGCCGGCCGCAGGCCGGTCGCACGCCCCCGATGAAAGGCCCGCGCAGCCGATGGCCCCCCGCCTCTCCGTCGTCGTCCCGATCTACAACGTCGAGCGCTACCTCGAGGAGTGCCTGGACTCCATCGCCGCCCAGACCTTCGACGACCTCGAATGCGTCATGGTGGACGACGGGTCCAAGGACGGCAGCGCGGCCATCGCCGAGGCGTACGCCGCCAAGGACTCCCGGTTCCGGCTGGTCAAGCAGGAGAACAAGGGCCTCGGCGCCGCCCGCAACACCGGGTACCGCCACATCAGCGAGGGCACCGAGTTCCTGGCCTTCGTGGACAGCGACGACACCCTGCCGCCCAGTGCGTACGAGCTGATGATCGGCACCCTGGACGAGACCGGCTCGGACTTCGCCACCGGCAACGTGCTGCGCTTCCGCGCCGTCGGGTACTACCAGTCCGGCGGGCACCGCAAGCCGTTCAAGGAGACCAGGCTCAAGACCCACGTCACCGAGATCCCCACGCTGGTCACCGACCGCACCGCGTGGAACAAGGTGTACCGCCGCTCCTTCTTCGACGCGGCCGGGGTGCTCTACCCCGAGGGCATCCTGTACGAGGACGCCCCGGTCAGCGTGCCCCACCACTACCTGGCGACCAGCGTGGACGTCCTCTCCGAGCCGATCTACCACTGGCGCGAGCGCGAGGTCGGCGAGATGTCGATCACGCAGATGAAGACCAACCCCAAGGGCCTGATCGACCGGGTCAAGTCCATGGAGCTGGTCCGGGCCTGGCTGCTGGAGCAGAGCGACCCGAAGTTCCGGAAGTACCTGAACTCCTACGACGAGAACAACCTCGTCGAGGAGATCCCGATGTTCTTCTGGTCGGTGCTGGACGGCGACCAGGGCTACCGCGACGCGTACCAGGAGAGCGTCGGCCGGCTGCTCCGCGCCATCGGCCCCGAGCAGATCCGCAAGCTCCGCGCACCGCTGCGGCTCAAGTACCACCTGACCCTGCAGGGCCGGATGGACGAGCTCGTCGAGCAGATGCGCTTCGAGAAGGACAGCAACGGAGCCGCGCCCGCCCGCGGCCTGCTCCGCCCGTACGCCGACTACCCCTTCCTGCGCGGCGGCCGCAAGAGCGTGCCCGCCGACGTGCTGCGCCTGGACAACGCGCTGGTCATGCGCAGCCGGCTGTACGGGTCCGCCTGGGTGGACGGCAAGCTGACGATCACCGGCCACGCCTTCCCCGAGCACCTCGGCGCCGAGCACAAGCACGACATGGTCAAGGTGCTGGTGCTGCGCGAGGCCAAGGGCCGCCGGGTGCTCGCCGTGCAGACCAGGGCGCAGTACAGCCCGGAGGCGACCGCCAGCTCCCCGCACGACCTCTACAACTGCGACTGGGCCGGTTTCACCGCGACCATCGACCCCAAGCGGCTCAAGCACCGCGGCCAGTGGAAGGACGGCTCCTGGCGGGTGCTCGTCGCGGGCATCGGCAAGGGCGGCGTCTACAAGGGCCGGATCTCCGGCGGCTGGAGCGACACCGCCGAGTACCCGCCGGTGCACTGGGTCGACGAGGACGTCCGGATCGTCCCGTGGCTCAAGGACAACTTCGTCCACCTGCGGGTCGAGCGGATCCGCGCCCGCGCCGTGCAGGTGACCGCCGCGCGCGGCGTGGTGGAGGTCACCGGCGCCGTCCGCTCCGGCCCGGACCTGGCCGGCGCCCAGCTGCGGCTCAAGCACGTCGAGTCCGACCGCGATCTGCTGTTCCCGCTGGAGCTCGGCGTGCCGGCCGGCCTGAACGTGCCGTTCACCGCGAGCTTCCCGATCAGCGACCTGACCGCCGTACGCGAGGCCTGGGCCGCGCTGGACCCGGCCTCCGACGAGCGGCTGCGCGACCGCTGGGACACCGAGCTGCAGCTCGTCGACGGCACCACCGTGCCCGTGGTGATAGACGACCGGGCGGCCCCGGCGCAGCTGGACGTGCCGATCAACTCCGACACTCGTGCCCTCTACTCCAAGCCCTCCCCCAGCGGGTACCTGCAGTTCACCGACCAGGTGCTGCAGCCGGTGGTCGAGGAGGTCGTCGCGGCGCGCGACGCCGACGGCTTCCTGCTGAGCGGCACCTTCCCGCTGCCCGGGACCCACCGCTACGAGCTGGTGATCCGGCACAACTGGCGCGAGGAGGAGCACAGCTACCCGGTCGAGATCACCGACGGCCGGTTCCGCGCCGCGCTGCCCGCCGTCCCCACCGCCTCCTTCGCCGGCCAGGTGCCGCTGCACAGGGGCACCTGGGAGGTCTTCTTCCGCCCGGTCGGCGCCCCCGTCGGCAGCCTGTGGCCGCAGGTGCTGCTCGCGCCCTCCTGCCACGGCTCGCTGCCGCTGGAGGTCGAGGCACGCGGCAAGCGCATCGCGCTGGAGCGCCGGGTGTACGACAGCCTCTCCCTGGAGGCGCACGCCGACCTGCTGCCCGAGGAGCGCAGCGGCTACCGCCAGCGGCAGCTGCGGGGCAACTTCCCGGCCTTCCAGCAGCAGCCGCTGACCGACACGGTGCTCTACAACGTCGCCCTCGGCGGGCAGTACGCGGGCTCGCCGCGCGCGGTGCACGAGGAGCTGGTCCGCCGCGGCGCTCCGCTGCGCCACCTGTGGACCTCCGACGACATGCAGGCGGACCTGCCGCAGACCGCCGAGGCCGTCCGCCACTGGAGCCCCGAGTGGTTCGAGGCGCTGGCCACCGCGAAGTACATCGTGACCAGCACCCACCTGCCCGACTTCTTCGAGCGGCGCCCCGGCCAGGTCGTGCTGCAGACCTGGCACGGCACCCCGTTGAAGCGGATCGGGCACGACTTCGAGAAGGTCTGGTTCACCGACGCCGAGTACCTCAAGCACCTCGACCGCGAGGTGCCGCAGTGGAGCCTGCTGGTCTCCGGCAACCGCTTCTCGACGCCGGTGCTGCGCCGGGCGTTCCGCTACCAGGGCGAGATCCTGGAGTCCGGTTACCCGCGCAACGACGTGCTGTTCGCGGCCGACCGGGAGAAGACCGCCGAGCAGGTCCGTGAGCGCCTCGGCCTGCCCGAGGGCAAGAAGGTGGTGCTGTACGCGCCGACCTTCCGCGAGGACCGCCGCCGCCCGCAGGACGGCTACCAGCTGGACCTCCGGCTCGACCTGGCCGCCGCGCAGGCCGCCCTGGGCGAGGACCAGGTGCTGCTGGTGCGCGGCCACGAGGTGATGTGCGGACAGATCCCGGGCGCCGGGAACGGCTACATCTGGGACGTCGGCACGTACCCCGACATGGCCGACCTGCTGCTGATCGCGGACGTGCTGGTCACCGACTACTCCTCGTCGATGTTCGACTTCGCCAACACCGGTCGGCCGATGCTCTTCTTCACGTACGACCTGGAGCACTACCGGGACAACCTGCGCGGCTTCACCTTCGACTTCGAGTCGGAGGCGCCCGGCCCGCTGCTGGGGAGCTCGGAGGAACTGGTCGGCGCGCTCGGGCGGGTGGACGAGCTGGCCGCCGAGTACGAGGACAAGTACACCGCGTTCCGCGAGGCGTACTGCGATCTTGATGACGGGCAGGCCTCGGCGCGGGTGGTCGACGCTCTGCTGGGCTGACGCCACGTCAGTGAACTGGCCTCCGGGGAACGCGAGTTGCTCGGAGGCCAGTTCGATCACCGCCACGGCCGGGGGACACCGGTCGTCGGGGGTACGAATTTTTCCCGCCCGGGCGTGGTTGACCTGGGCAGGCGTGCCGGTGTGTGATGACACACGCAGTTCACGCCAGTGTCACCGACGATCTGCTCGGCTGTCCCCCACCGGCATGGCGCGGCTGTCGGCCGCCATCCCGGCCGTCCTGCTGCCATGGAGGGGGTCCGGGCGCTCGGGATCTCACTGCTGGAGAATCGATGTCCAACCCCCGTCCGGCCCGACGGATCCTGCGCGGCGTGAAGCGAAGGGCCCGCAGGCTCCTGGTGACGCTGCGGGTACTGCCTCCGGTCGTCCCCGCCGCGCCGAAGCCGGTGGAGCCGGAGCCGGAGCCGGTCGACCCCCTGCACGAACGCGAGGAGCAGCTCCTGTCGGTGCTGCCCGAGGTCGTGCGGCACCAGGACCGACTGGCCGAGGTGCGTGACGACGTTCTCTCCGGCGAGGCGTTCCGGCTGAACTTCCAGGAGGTCGCCGAGGTCCTGGAGAGCGCGGGCGTGGCCTTCGCGCCGGTGCCGGACGGGCGGGTGCGGCACCGGGTCGCCATCCACCCCGGCGCACGTGCGGACGTCCTGGCGCTCTGCGCGAAGAGCTTCGCCGGCCGGCCGGTGTACGCGGACCTGCTGGGCCACGACGTGACGCTGCGCACCGTGCTGGCCGAGGATCTGCCCGAGGCGGTGGCGACTCTCGAGGCCGAGTGGGACTCCGGAGAGGACGAGTCGGACGAGGCCACGTCGGCCGAGGTCTCAGGCGAGGCCTCCGACGAGTCCGCCCCGGACGGTGCGGAGGACTCCGGCCTCGATGGCGAAGAGGCTCCGGCGGCCGACCGGATTCCGCCCGTCGTGGTCAAGGGCATCCGGATCTACCGGCCGATCGTGACCAGCGGCCGCAGCCTGCTCTACGGGGCCGGCCACGGCTGCGACGTGGAGTTCTGGGACGCCGCCACCACGCAGGGCGCGGTCGCCTCGATCAGCGAGACGCCCTTCGGCTGGTGGGTCCCCTCGCTGGAGCCGACCAGCGTCATCCGGATCGGCGACCGGGACTACCCCGCCCCCGAGGCCTTCACCCGGACCCTGCTGGACGACGTCGACTTCCCCGTGGACGCGGTCATCACCTGGGTCGACGACAGCGACCCCGACTGGCAGCGGCGCCGCGCCGAGGCCAGGGCGGCCCGCCTCGCGCAGGCCGGCGAACCGGCCGCGACCGACACCCCGCAGGTCGAGGGGGACGACGAGGAGCGCTTCCACAACCGGGACGAGCTGCGCTACTGCCTGCGCGCCATCGCGATGTACGCGCCGTGGATCCGCCACGTCTTCCTGGTGACGGACGATCAGACCCCGGACTGGCTGGACACGTCCAAGCCGGGCATCACCGTGGTCTCCCACCGCGAGCTGTTCACCGACCCCTCCGCTCTGCCGGTGTTCAACTCGCACGCGATCGAGACCCAGTTCCACCGCATCGCCGGGCTCTCCGAGCACTTCCTCTACTTCAACGACGACGTCTTCCTCGGCAGGCCGCTCCGGCCCGAGGACTTCTTCCGGGGCAACGGCAGCTCCCAGCTGTTCCACGACGGCCGGATCATCCCGCCGGGCGAGCCGGCCCCGCAGGACGACGAGTACGTCGCGTCCCAGAAGAACACCCGGGCGCTCCTGGAGCGCGAGCACGGCCGGTCGTTCACCAACGTCCTGGCGCACACCCCGCACGCCCTGCGGCGGAGTGTGCTGGCCGAGGTCGCCGCCCGCTACTCCACCGAGCTGGCGGCCACCGTCCGCTCCGCCTTCCGGTCCCGCCACGACCTCGCGCCGGTCACGCTCAGCAGCCACCTCGCCTACCTGACCGGCCGGGCCGTGATCGGCCGGATCGGACACACCTACGTCGACGTCGACCGCTACTCCGGGCTCGACCAGCTGCCCACGCTGCTCGCCGAGCGCTCGACCGACACCTTCTGCCTCAACGACGGGCATCTCGACGGGGTGCCCAGGGACCATCAGCACCGGGCCGTGGTCGGGTTCCTCCAGGGCTACTACCCCGTGGCCGGGCCGTTCGAGAAGACGCCGCCGGCGCCGGTCAGCGTGCCGGCCGCCCCGGAGACGGAGGAAGCGGTGGAGACGGCACAGCCGACGGAGGACGCGGACGCCCACAGCGTCACCGTCTAGGAGGCCGGCCGCCGCCCGGGACAGCCCCACGGGCGGCGGAAGCCTCTCCGACTCGTCCCGCTAGAGTTTGCGTCACGCCAGCTCGCCGCTGCGCCGGTGCCCGGGTCCCGTCCGGCACAGCCGGGCCAGGAGCCGGGCCGATCCCCATGACCTGCCGCTCACCCGTACGGAGGACCGTCGTGCCCGACGCCGCGCCGCGCCGCCCCGCCAGAGCCCTGCCCGGACTGCACCGGGCACCCGTGATGTGGCGGCTGCCGCTCGGTGTGCTGGCGGGCACCCAGGCGATCTGGCTGTTCTGGTGGGCCGCCTTCCACCCGGGCCTGATCAGCTACGACTCGGTGATGTACACCTGGCAGGTCACCACCGGGAACTGGACCTCCGACCACTCGGTGCTCTACGACGCCCTGGTCTGGGTCACGCTGCACCTGCCGGGCCGGTTCGCGCTGCTCACCCTGCTGCAGACCACCGCGATGTCGGCCGCCCTGGCGTACGCCTGCGTGGCGATGCGCGATCTGGGAGTGCGGGCCCGGTGGAGCGTTCCCGCCGCGCTCGCGGTGGCGGCCCTGCCTCCCACCGGGACGGTCGTCGTGTTCGTCTGGAAGGACGTGCCGTTCTACATATGCGCGGTGCTGGTCTTCGCCGCCACCGCGCGGCTGGTCGCGGGGCGCAAGCGACCGCGGTTGAGCGGCCGGCGGGGGCTGCGGCCCGGCTCGGTCCGGTTCGACCTCGCGGTGCTCACGGTCGGCCTGCTCGGCCTCGGACTCTTCCGTAACAACGGCCTCGGCCTCGCGCTGCTCGCCAGCGCGGCACTGGTCATCGCCCTGCCCGGGCAGCGGATCAAGCTCGGCTCGCTGACCGCGGCCACGGTGCTGATCCCGCTGGTCGCCCAGCTGTGGCTCTACCCCGCCCTGGGTGTCAAGCAGCCGCCGTCGGACTCGGTGTTCGCCCTGAACTACTCGGATGTCGCGGTCGCGTACCAGCAGGCGCCGTCGCTCTTCAGCCCCGCCGACATCGCCGTGCTGGAGCGGGTCGCACCGCTGAGCACCTGGCAGCAGGGCGCCAACTGCCACTCCGCCGACCTGCTCACCAACAGCTGGGCGCCGTTCGACCACGCCGCCGCCGAGCGGTACAGCGGGCAGCTGATGGGCCTGTGGACCAAGGTGCTGAAGCAGCGCCCGGACGTCATCGTCGGCGCCCGGATCTGCCGCGGCCACATCGCCTGGGCCCCGACCTCCGACCGGGGCGCGGCCGGTGCCACCACCCAGCTCCCCTACCTCGGCACCCCCGCGGACCTCTGGGGCTGGGCCTCCCCCGCCTCCACCGGCGATCCCAAGGCGGGCAGGATCTCCCCGAACGGCAAGATGGCCGGCAGCCCCTACCTGCCCGACTTCGCCACCCACCCGCTCTCGACCACCGCGCACAAGGCCGCGCTGTGGCTGAACAACCTCTTCCGGGTGCCGCAGCTCGACTGGCTGTTCTGGCGCGGCGCGACCTGGTGCTACCTGATCTACGCGGCGCTGGCCTGCTACGCCATCGGGCGCCGGCGGCCCGCGGTCTACGCCCTCGCGGGGCTGCTGGTCGGGCAGCAGCTGACGGTGCTCGCCGCCAACCCGGTGGAGAGCTACCGGTACGTCGCCGCCCCGCTGTTCATCGGCCCGTTCTGCCTGGGCCTGATCGCCGC encodes:
- a CDS encoding class I SAM-dependent methyltransferase, translated to MSEARDPQTPGSPTGGATADASYTERLVTLEQSGIKRLLPTQAPYRWNLKRLRLGRVLDVGCGVGRNLQNCDPGSVGVDHNETSVATARARGLIAYTAAEFEADPELSRPGAFDSMLVAHVLEHLDLETCEQLLKSYLPSIRSGGKVVLITPQAAGYKSDPTHVRFVDFEGLRTYAERAGLKVDRSYSFPLPEAAGKVFKYNEYILVGIVP
- a CDS encoding stealth family protein; this encodes MSNPRPARRILRGVKRRARRLLVTLRVLPPVVPAAPKPVEPEPEPVDPLHEREEQLLSVLPEVVRHQDRLAEVRDDVLSGEAFRLNFQEVAEVLESAGVAFAPVPDGRVRHRVAIHPGARADVLALCAKSFAGRPVYADLLGHDVTLRTVLAEDLPEAVATLEAEWDSGEDESDEATSAEVSGEASDESAPDGAEDSGLDGEEAPAADRIPPVVVKGIRIYRPIVTSGRSLLYGAGHGCDVEFWDAATTQGAVASISETPFGWWVPSLEPTSVIRIGDRDYPAPEAFTRTLLDDVDFPVDAVITWVDDSDPDWQRRRAEARAARLAQAGEPAATDTPQVEGDDEERFHNRDELRYCLRAIAMYAPWIRHVFLVTDDQTPDWLDTSKPGITVVSHRELFTDPSALPVFNSHAIETQFHRIAGLSEHFLYFNDDVFLGRPLRPEDFFRGNGSSQLFHDGRIIPPGEPAPQDDEYVASQKNTRALLEREHGRSFTNVLAHTPHALRRSVLAEVAARYSTELAATVRSAFRSRHDLAPVTLSSHLAYLTGRAVIGRIGHTYVDVDRYSGLDQLPTLLAERSTDTFCLNDGHLDGVPRDHQHRAVVGFLQGYYPVAGPFEKTPPAPVSVPAAPETEEAVETAQPTEDADAHSVTV
- a CDS encoding bifunctional glycosyltransferase/CDP-glycerol:glycerophosphate glycerophosphotransferase, whose product is MAPRLSVVVPIYNVERYLEECLDSIAAQTFDDLECVMVDDGSKDGSAAIAEAYAAKDSRFRLVKQENKGLGAARNTGYRHISEGTEFLAFVDSDDTLPPSAYELMIGTLDETGSDFATGNVLRFRAVGYYQSGGHRKPFKETRLKTHVTEIPTLVTDRTAWNKVYRRSFFDAAGVLYPEGILYEDAPVSVPHHYLATSVDVLSEPIYHWREREVGEMSITQMKTNPKGLIDRVKSMELVRAWLLEQSDPKFRKYLNSYDENNLVEEIPMFFWSVLDGDQGYRDAYQESVGRLLRAIGPEQIRKLRAPLRLKYHLTLQGRMDELVEQMRFEKDSNGAAPARGLLRPYADYPFLRGGRKSVPADVLRLDNALVMRSRLYGSAWVDGKLTITGHAFPEHLGAEHKHDMVKVLVLREAKGRRVLAVQTRAQYSPEATASSPHDLYNCDWAGFTATIDPKRLKHRGQWKDGSWRVLVAGIGKGGVYKGRISGGWSDTAEYPPVHWVDEDVRIVPWLKDNFVHLRVERIRARAVQVTAARGVVEVTGAVRSGPDLAGAQLRLKHVESDRDLLFPLELGVPAGLNVPFTASFPISDLTAVREAWAALDPASDERLRDRWDTELQLVDGTTVPVVIDDRAAPAQLDVPINSDTRALYSKPSPSGYLQFTDQVLQPVVEEVVAARDADGFLLSGTFPLPGTHRYELVIRHNWREEEHSYPVEITDGRFRAALPAVPTASFAGQVPLHRGTWEVFFRPVGAPVGSLWPQVLLAPSCHGSLPLEVEARGKRIALERRVYDSLSLEAHADLLPEERSGYRQRQLRGNFPAFQQQPLTDTVLYNVALGGQYAGSPRAVHEELVRRGAPLRHLWTSDDMQADLPQTAEAVRHWSPEWFEALATAKYIVTSTHLPDFFERRPGQVVLQTWHGTPLKRIGHDFEKVWFTDAEYLKHLDREVPQWSLLVSGNRFSTPVLRRAFRYQGEILESGYPRNDVLFAADREKTAEQVRERLGLPEGKKVVLYAPTFREDRRRPQDGYQLDLRLDLAAAQAALGEDQVLLVRGHEVMCGQIPGAGNGYIWDVGTYPDMADLLLIADVLVTDYSSSMFDFANTGRPMLFFTYDLEHYRDNLRGFTFDFESEAPGPLLGSSEELVGALGRVDELAAEYEDKYTAFREAYCDLDDGQASARVVDALLG